One genomic segment of Bradyrhizobium prioriisuperbiae includes these proteins:
- the aroC gene encoding chorismate synthase, protein MSFNTFGQLFRVTTFGESHGPAIGCVVDGCPPKIPLRLDEIQRDLDRRRPGQSRFTTQRQEADAVKILSGVMINDDTGEQVTTGTPIALLIENTDQRSKDYSEIKDKFRPGHADFTYEAKYGLRDYRGGGRSSARETASRVAAGAIARKVLPGVTVRGALVQMGPHKINRDNWDWEQVDQNPFFCPDKDSAAFYADYLDGIRKSGSSIGAVIEVVAEGVPAGLGAPIYGKLDSDLAAALMSINAVKGVEIGAGFGAAELSGEQNADEMRMGNNGPVFTSNHAGGILGGISTGQAVVARFAVKPTSSILTPRRTIDRQGAETDILTKGRHDPCVGIRAVPVGEAMMACVLADHLLRHRGQVGG, encoded by the coding sequence ATGTCATTCAATACTTTCGGCCAGCTGTTCCGCGTGACGACCTTCGGCGAAAGCCACGGGCCGGCGATCGGCTGCGTGGTCGATGGCTGCCCGCCGAAAATTCCGCTGCGGCTGGATGAGATCCAGCGCGATCTCGATCGCCGCCGCCCCGGACAGTCGCGCTTCACCACTCAGCGGCAGGAAGCCGATGCGGTGAAGATCCTGTCGGGTGTCATGATCAATGACGACACCGGCGAGCAGGTGACGACAGGCACGCCGATCGCGTTGCTGATCGAGAACACCGATCAGCGATCGAAGGATTATTCGGAGATCAAGGACAAGTTCCGACCGGGACATGCCGATTTCACTTATGAGGCGAAGTACGGCCTGCGCGACTATCGTGGTGGCGGGCGCTCGTCGGCGCGCGAGACCGCGAGCCGGGTTGCGGCCGGCGCGATCGCGCGCAAGGTCTTGCCGGGCGTGACGGTGCGGGGCGCTCTGGTGCAAATGGGGCCGCACAAGATCAATCGCGACAACTGGGACTGGGAGCAAGTCGACCAGAATCCGTTTTTCTGCCCCGACAAGGACAGTGCCGCATTCTATGCGGATTATCTCGACGGCATCCGCAAAAGCGGCTCGTCGATCGGTGCGGTGATCGAGGTGGTGGCGGAGGGCGTGCCCGCTGGTCTCGGCGCGCCGATCTACGGCAAGCTGGACAGCGACCTCGCTGCGGCGCTGATGAGCATCAACGCGGTCAAGGGCGTCGAGATCGGCGCGGGCTTCGGTGCGGCCGAACTCAGCGGTGAGCAGAATGCTGACGAGATGCGCATGGGCAACAATGGCCCGGTTTTCACCTCCAATCATGCCGGCGGGATTCTCGGTGGTATCTCGACCGGGCAGGCCGTGGTCGCGCGGTTTGCCGTCAAACCGACGTCATCGATTTTGACGCCGCGTCGTACGATCGACCGTCAGGGCGCCGAGACAGACATCCTGACCAAAGGACGTCACGATCCCTGCGTCGGCATTCGTGCCGTGCCGGTCGGCGAGGCCATGATGGCCTGCGTACTGGCCGACCATCTGTTGCGGCACCGCGGACAGGTCGGCGGCTGA
- a CDS encoding histidine phosphatase family protein has product MSKPVVYYIRHGETEWNATGRFQGSQDIPLNDVGRKQAVQAGGILGDLFSRDERGVETLPFVASPLGRARQTMELLRGALQLPLADYAIDDRLREIAYGRWEGSTLPQMRASDPEIFASRESDKWGVPPPGGESYASVTVRMRDWYDSLKADTVAVAHGGTARALLVALGVETPEGASDLTIEQGVVYVFADGACSKYA; this is encoded by the coding sequence ATGTCCAAGCCTGTTGTCTATTACATTCGCCATGGCGAAACCGAATGGAATGCGACCGGCCGCTTTCAGGGCAGTCAGGATATTCCGCTGAACGACGTTGGACGCAAGCAGGCGGTGCAGGCCGGCGGCATCCTGGGTGACCTGTTCAGCCGCGACGAACGCGGCGTCGAGACACTGCCGTTTGTTGCAAGCCCGCTGGGGCGGGCGCGCCAGACCATGGAATTGCTGCGCGGGGCATTGCAGTTGCCGCTGGCAGACTATGCGATCGACGATCGGCTGCGCGAAATCGCCTATGGCCGCTGGGAAGGCTCGACGCTGCCTCAGATGCGGGCGTCCGATCCGGAGATCTTCGCCTCGCGTGAAAGCGACAAATGGGGCGTGCCGCCGCCGGGCGGCGAAAGTTATGCCTCGGTCACGGTGCGGATGCGCGACTGGTATGACTCGCTGAAAGCCGATACGGTTGCCGTGGCCCATGGCGGCACCGCCCGGGCGCTTCTGGTCGCACTCGGCGTCGAGACGCCGGAAGGCGCATCGGACCTGACCATCGAACAGGGAGTGGTGTACGTTTTTGCCGATGGGGCCTGTAGCAAATACGCGTGA
- the fabI gene encoding enoyl-ACP reductase FabI yields MADVSGLMKGKRGVILGVANNRSIAFGIAKACRAAGAELALTWQGDALKKRVEPLAAELGAITLGHCDVTDAATIDAVFAELEKQWGKIDFVVHAIAFSDKDQLDGRYLETTADNFSKTMLISCYSLTAIAQRAEKLMTDGGSIITLTYYGAEKWMPHYNVMGVAKAALEASVRYLAADLGEKNIRVNAISAGPIKTLAASGIGDFRYILKWNEYNAPLRRTVTIEDVGDSALYLLSDMSRGVTGEVHHVDAGYHVVGMKRPDAPDISLGKD; encoded by the coding sequence ATGGCGGATGTGTCGGGTCTGATGAAGGGCAAACGGGGCGTCATTCTGGGTGTCGCCAACAACCGTTCCATCGCCTTCGGCATCGCCAAGGCCTGCCGTGCCGCAGGCGCGGAGCTCGCGCTGACCTGGCAGGGCGACGCGCTGAAAAAGCGTGTCGAGCCACTGGCAGCAGAGCTCGGCGCCATCACGCTCGGTCATTGCGACGTAACCGATGCCGCGACCATCGACGCGGTGTTCGCGGAGCTCGAGAAGCAGTGGGGCAAGATCGACTTCGTCGTTCACGCCATCGCGTTCTCCGACAAGGACCAGCTCGACGGCCGCTACCTCGAGACCACCGCCGACAATTTCTCCAAGACAATGCTGATCAGCTGCTACTCGCTGACCGCGATCGCGCAGCGCGCGGAAAAGCTGATGACCGATGGCGGGTCGATCATCACGCTGACCTATTACGGCGCCGAGAAGTGGATGCCGCACTACAACGTGATGGGCGTCGCCAAGGCCGCGCTCGAAGCTTCGGTGCGTTATCTGGCCGCCGACCTCGGCGAGAAGAACATTCGCGTCAACGCCATCTCGGCCGGCCCGATCAAGACGCTGGCGGCATCGGGCATCGGTGACTTCCGCTATATTCTGAAGTGGAACGAATACAACGCGCCGCTGCGGCGCACGGTGACGATCGAGGATGTCGGCGACAGCGCGCTGTATCTCCTGTCCGACATGTCGCGCGGCGTCACCGGTGAAGTGCACCATGTCGACGCCGGCTATCATGTTGTCGGCATGAAGCGTCCGGACGCACCGGACATTTCGCTCGGCAAGGACTAG
- a CDS encoding sigma-70 family RNA polymerase sigma factor has translation MSAFRQSIETVIPALRRYARALTRDSDIADDLVQDTLVRALRSEKLFVGGDLRSWLYTILTNLNRNRRRSLARKPSMTTLVDTAIDASGTEAESRDIAAALATLVEDQRAVLLLVVLEGLSYREVADIQSVPIGTVMSRLARARAHVKAYLEGERPALRRVK, from the coding sequence ATGAGCGCCTTCCGCCAGAGCATCGAAACCGTCATTCCGGCACTGCGCCGGTATGCCCGTGCGCTGACCCGCGACAGCGATATCGCCGACGATCTCGTGCAGGACACGCTGGTGCGGGCGCTGCGCTCCGAAAAACTGTTCGTGGGTGGTGACCTGCGGAGCTGGCTCTACACCATCCTGACCAATCTCAACCGGAACCGACGCCGGTCACTTGCGCGCAAGCCGTCGATGACCACGCTTGTCGACACCGCGATCGACGCCAGCGGCACGGAAGCGGAAAGCCGGGATATCGCAGCGGCGCTCGCCACGCTCGTGGAAGACCAGCGGGCGGTGCTGTTGCTGGTGGTGCTGGAGGGACTGAGTTACCGCGAGGTCGCCGACATCCAGAGCGTGCCGATCGGCACGGTGATGTCGCGCCTCGCCCGCGCCCGCGCCCATGTCAAAGCCTACCTCGAAGGCGAGCGCCCTGCGCTGCGCCGGGTGAAATAA